A single region of the Triticum dicoccoides isolate Atlit2015 ecotype Zavitan chromosome 2B, WEW_v2.0, whole genome shotgun sequence genome encodes:
- the LOC119368680 gene encoding BTB/POZ domain-containing protein At5g03250-like, translating to MAATTRVLGSKSPDCFQLRDPNSWVCLTELASDVVVEIGHISFHLHKFPLISRSTTLQKLITESTTSPDDDGGKPCTVQLDDLPGSVAAFGLVAKFCYDIQLELNAANVVPVRCAAERLGMAGEGNLAAHAEAFFVRDVLGSWDAAVRALQACDDGDDGVRQLAEDLLLAPRCIESLAAKACADPTLFGWPMVENYTARCVDAAAPPVMWNGISTYGKPRSPGAGWWYRQASSLRLPLYKRLISEMRSRGMSPEGIAGSLAHYARRHLSGLNRRDVGGGGGVSDTTSSDDVVGEQRVLLEEIVALLPAEKGVTTTRFLLGMLRTATVLHAGAACREALERRAGQQLEEAALEDLLIPNANYSTDTLYDVDCMQRMLEQFLLSNTTAYADHLPEITADEAPPGELMPASTVAKLVDGYLAEVGTDANLKCSQFQQIVALVPDYARSLDDGLYRAIDIFIKAHPWLTESEREQLCRLMNCQKLSLEACTHAAQNERLPLRVVVQVLFFEQLRLRTTVASWFFVGDNAAAAAADQGSPRSSRPRKSRTGEVDFGTGSENNDNEEVEVYTPGSSSEPASAMSVPEIRQRVVDLEGECSSMRQEMHRLGKPKGALSRLFRKLGLSGGGRTSSSRQQQQPRLPSSGDEKRSRFLDLGC from the exons atggcggcgacgacgaggGTTCTCGGATCCAAATCGCCCGACTGCTTCCAGCTCCGGGACCCTAATTCCTG GGTTTGCTTGACCGAGCTGGCGAGCGATGTGGTCGTCGAGATTGGGCACATTTCCTTCCATCTTCACAAG TTCCCCTTAATCAGCCGGAGCACCACGCTGCAGAAGCTCATCACCGAATCCACCACATCTCCCGATGACGATGGCGGCAAGCCCTGCACCGTGCAGCTCGACGACCTCCCGGGCAGCGTGGCGGCCTTCGGACTCGTGGCCAAGTTCTGCTACGATATCCAACTCGAGCTCAACGCGGCCAACGTCGTCCCCGTGCGCTGCGCGGCCGAGCGCCTGGGCATGGCCGGCGAGGGCAACCTCGCCGCCCACGCCGAGGCCTTCTTCGTCCGCGACGTGCTAGGCAGCTGggacgcggccgtgcgcgcgctgcAGGCGTGCGACGATGGGGACGACGGCGTGCGGCAGCTCGCCGAGGACCTCCTCCTCGCGCCCCGCTGCATCGAGTCGCTGGCGGCCAAGGCGTGCGCCGACCCGACGCTCTTCGGCTGGCCCATGGTCGAGAACTACACAGCGAGGTGCGTCGATGCCGCGGCGCCACCCGTGATGTGGAACGGGATCAGCACCTACGGGAAGCCGCGGTCGCCGGGCGCCGGGTGGTGGTACAGGCAGgcgtcgtcgctccggctgcccctGTACAAGCGGCTCATCTCCGAGATGCGGTCCAGGGGCATGAGCCCCGAGGGCATAGCCGGCTCGCTCGCGCACTACGCCAGGCGGCACCTCTCCGGCCTTAACCGGcgcgacgtcggcggcggcggtggcgtgtcGGATACCACGTCGTCCGATGACGTGGTCGGCGAGCAGCGAGTGCTGCTAGAAGAGATCGTGGCGCTGCTCCCCGCCGAGAAGGGCGTCACGACAACGAGGTTCCTGCTCGGCATGCTCCGCACGGCGACGGTCCTGCACGCCGGCGCGGCGTGCCGTGAGGCGCTGGAGAGGCGGGCTGGCCAGCAgctggaggaggcggcgctggaggaCCTCCTGATCCCTAACGCCAACTACTCCACGGACACGCTCTACGACGTGGACTGCATGCAGCGCATGCTGGAGCAGTTCCTGCTGTCCAACACGACGGCGTACGCCGACCACTTGCCGGAGATCACGGCGGACGAGGCCCCGCCCGGCGAGCTCATGCCGGCCAGCACGGTTGCCAAGCTCGTCGACGGGTACCTCGCCGAGGTCGGCACGGACGCCAACCTCAAGTGCTCCCAGTTCCAGCAGATCGTGGCGCTCGTCCCTGACTATGCCCGGTCCCTCGACGACGGCCTCTACCGCGCCATCGACATCTTCATCAAG GCGCACCCGTGGCTGACGGAGTCGGAGCGGGAGCAGCTGTGCCGGCTGATGAACTGCCAGAAGCTGTCGCTGGAGGCGTGCACGCACGCGGCGCAGAACGAGCGGCTGCCGCTGCGGGTGGTGGTGCAGGTGCTCTTCTTTGAGCAGCTGCGGCTGCGCACCACGGtggccagctggttcttcgtcggcgacaatgccgccgccgccgccgccgaccagggCTCCCCAAGGAGCTCCCGCCCGAGGAAGAGCCGGACCGGCGAGGTGGACTTCGGCACGGGGTCGGAGAACAACGACAACGAAGAGGTCGAGGTGTACACGCCCGGGAGCAGCAGCGAGCCGGCGTCAGCGATGAGCGTGCCGGAGATCCGGCAGAGGGTGGTGGACCTGGAGGGGGAGTGCTCCAGCATGCGGCAGGAGATGCACCGGCTAGGGAAGCCCAAGGGAGCGCTGAGCAGGCTGTTCCGGAAGCTCGGgctcagtggcggcggcaggacgtCGTCgtcgcggcagcagcagcagccgcggcTGCCAAGCTCCGGCGACGAGAAGCGCAGCAGGTTCTTGGATTTGGGGTGTTAG